Below is a genomic region from Desulfobulbaceae bacterium.
GAACGCGAATGGCGATAGACATGGTAACGCCTACCGGCATCGCGTCCTGAAGAATGGCCTCCTGCCCTGCCATCCGGTAGGCATCAAGATAGGGACGTAAAATCCCCCGAATAGTCGGCCCAGTGCTCCAATCGGGGATGCATAGCCCGCGTTCGGCATGAAATACCTCCACCTCGCGCTGGAGCTTGACCGGATAACTGAGACCCAGGACATCAAGCGGGGCAAGACGCCAATTGATCACCGCCGCCTCAACAGTAAACCATGACCCACTCCACTTCTGGCAACTGGTGGCCCGCAATACCAGCGGGTGTTCTTCCAAGCGACTGGCATAGTCAGACAGGGTGACCATCCGGTGCTGGGTGAAGATCTGACGCGGCCCGTTGCGCCGGGCCTGCTCCATGGTCTGAGGATTAGCCAACCAATGCCGTTCCAGCAGTTGGTGCAGGAGAGCAGGATCGGTTTCTGCGGCATCAATCTCACCATGAGCCTGGGCCAGGCGCACGCTGTCATAGCCGATCATCCCCAGCAGCCGCCGTACCGAATCAGGCTGACGAGCGGTTTCCAGATACGTCTCATGAGAAACACGGTCCAAGGTATCGGAGAGTTGGTCAAGCAGGGCCGCCAACTGCTCGACCAGGACAACCTCCATATCAGCAGGGGTCCAGCGGCTGCGCTCAGGAAAACGTGCCGCCAACTCCTCCAACATGAACAAACGGAAACCATCATAATCACGGGTTTGCCAATCGAAATCGTCGCCAACCGTGGGCAACTTACTTGGCAAATCGACTTCCCGCCGGCCGCAGTCGGGGCAAGTACCTGCGAATGTTAGTTTCGGAATCGGGGTCTCAGCCATATCTCCTCAAACCACAGGAATTTCATATGATTCGTTAAAACCAATCGTCGCCAGGGCATACGAAATCAACACAAACAGCTTCTCCTCCTCGGCGCGGACATCAATCTGCAAGGTCTTGGGATCGACCTCACCCGTAAGCGCCTCCCCCAGAGAATCAGTCAACCTCTTACGGAGAATCTCGGCCAGCACCGAGCCGTTGGGCTCAAAGATCAAGGCCCTCAAGCCAGCTCCAAATTCCGGACGGAACACCCGCTCGCCTGGATCAGTGAACAAAACCTGCTCGATTTGTTCCCGCACATGGACGCGCCGCCCCGAAGTCGCAACGCCGGCAGCAGTCACTCGCAAAGGAAAACTCATATAGGCCGGATCAATCAGTCGTGGCATGGTTGTCTCTTCTCAACTGGTTAACACCTTGGTAGACAAACTGCTCATTTCCCCCTGCGGGATCGGCGGGCCTGACGGTCCGACCGCAGTGGGATGAATATGGGTGGCAAAAAGAGTCAGAAAACTCGGTCCCTTGATAATAGGCTCCCCACCCTGACCTCCGAGCATTACCTGCGCTGCCTCCACCACCACGGTAGCACTAGCCGTAAGCTTAATCCCCGTAACGCCCATCTCGATGGTGTTGCCATTGCTGTCTTCGACCGTAGTGCCGCTCACGCTCATGGTCATGGTATTACCGTTTACGTCTCTGACCTCGATTTGGTTGCCACTGGCATCCATGCCAATGGTGGCTCCATTGGCATCGGTCAACACGATGCTACCTTGAGCATCGATGGTCATTTCGGCCCCAGCCGGATGGTGAAGGCGGTATTGTTCGGCCCCCGCTTCATCATCAAACTGAAGGATATGGCCCGACGGTGTTTTAAAAAGCCGGGTGGTTGGCGGTGACTTAGCAGCCTCGGCAGGGATATCACCATTTTGCTGCCAGAAGGTCCCGGTCCAAATGGGGTGAGACAACTCCCCCTCTTCAAATTCCACCCATACCTGGGCGTCCACCTCAGGAATAGTAAACATCCCCTGATCGGCCTTACCCCCAAAAGGCAGACACGGCAGTGCCCATCCAGTCACCGCGTCACCCAGCACCGATGGCACCCGCAAAGAGACCCGCCCCAGTTGTTCCGGATCGTTATTGTCGACCACAAACCCACGGTACTTGCCGAAATATTTATTTTGAATCTGGCGAACCAGTTGTTGCAGGAGTTCTTCCATCACCATATCCTTTTGATACGCTCGCTGAGGCGGACCTTACAACACTCCAGCCAGCACATTTCCTGCCGAAGACACGTTGTCGCCATAGGCATTGCGAAGCAGGGCAAAACTCTGCTGGTAACCATCAACTGAAAAACGATGCCTAACCCGATCAACGTAATATGTCCCAGCCAGCCAGTCGCCAACCCCATCCACCGCCACCGGCAACCCAACCAGCAGCACATGACCGTAGAGACTGCCGTCCAATTCCCCCTCGGCATGGAGCTTCATAGCGTTTTCATTGGCTTGGCGTTGAGCCCTCGCCTGCATCTCGACCTCATTACGCCCTCCCTGACGACTGAGTCGCCAGGCGAAATCGCGCAGGCCCATGCCGTCGCTGCCGGCGCTCTGGACACCCATCATCTCAAGATCGGGCTCTACCGTCTGCTCCTCGGCTGTCGAGCCCGAAGTGGTCGCGAGTTGCAGAATCACCCGATCAGGACGGTGCCCGTCAGAACGTATCGAAAAGTTGACACAGTTTGTATCTGGTCCGGCATACACCAGTATGGTCGGCTGAGCCGCTGAACCGACCCGCATCGGTCCAAAGTAAATCTCACCTTCACGGAAAATAAGCTCATAGCCATTAGCCTCAGCCCGCTCCCGCAGAAAAGCGATATCGGTTGCGTCCTGGTTCAGCACCAGGCCAGTCTGCCCAGCGCCGGAGTCAGGACTTGGCATCATGCCGTGGTCGCTGGCTATCCCTGCCAGAATCAACTGATCGGCGCTGGGGGCGTCGGCACCCCAGTTGCGTCGACGATGCTCACGGTCTAAGGCCAATGATTCATCCTGACACTCCACCGTCACCGTGGCTTCGGCGGCGTTTTGCGGATACTCCGCCGCCACCTCCCGCACATAGCCACGCAAAATCTCTTGACGTTGACTGCCAAAGACAGCCTCAATGGTGATGGTCGCCCAGGGTAAAAATATTCCGGCATCCTGAACACTCCAGCGGCCATGTTCATCGCGCCGAGATTCAAAACGCATCCTGGCGGTAGCTGCACGGTCTCGTCCACAATCCACCGAGACCTCGGTCAAAAACGGATACAATTCGCTGATCTCCCGCCCGGCGACAGTTATCACACACTCGGCCGGCTCCCGCCGCTTGCCGCTGAGAAGATCAATCAGCATCCCTTTACTCCTTGCTCCGCGGAATAAGAATAATTTGGCCCAAATGCTCCTCGGTCAACATCTGGTCGGCATGAATAAATTCAGGATTGGCATCGGCAATCCGCCACCATAGACGAGGATCGTTGTAATAGTGACGCGCCAAGAGATCAAGCCGGTCACCACTCTTCACCACATGCTCAACCACGCCGGTGACAGAAGATATCGTCCGTGGTCGCAGACCGGGGAATCGGCTACCATCTTCGCTGGGATCAAAACTTTTCGACTGTTCGTAACGAGACCCTTTAAGTAACATCAGATGAGTCCTCCGAGTGCTGCGCCGATGGTTCTTCCACTGTTGATAGCGGCACTGATCGCCTGGCGCATCTTTTCAACTTTGTAGAACGGATTGTTACCCTCGATCACCTGCATACTAAGCTGAACATTGGCGCGATAAGGGACCAGCGACGGAAGATGAGCCGATTCGTCCACTCTGATACTGGTCAGAAACACCGGCAGGATATGACTACCCCAAACGAACAGCTGTACCGAGGCGGACTGATCGCGCTGGAAGGCCCGCCCTGTACCCAATCCAAGGCTAGCAAGAGTTTGCATCCCGCCAGGACCTTGAGATTTTGGTTCCACCATAGTTCGCAGAGTATCAAGCTCGGGCTCAATGCCAAACTGCTCGGCACCCGCTTCGCCTGCCATTAATCGGTCGGTAGCATCGATCAGGATGTCAATAGTTACGCTCTCCGGCAAGACGGTTACACCTTGCGCCACCCGAGGTGTTTCGGTCGGCAACATGAAATCATAGCCACCTCTCGTGCCAGGCGCGCTGCCGGTGCGCAATTGAATAGTGCGAGTCCGTGACAAAGTTTGCGGGTTAAAATCAAATATCAAGGCCAGCGGCGGCAGAGAGAGGCCATATTCCACCAAGGCGCCTTTGGTTACTTTCAGCATCAGCTACCTCTTCTCTCCGGTTGTCTGATGAATCGCCTGGGCAATCTGGGCTGCGATCTCGCGATCAGATTGCTCTGGACGTACTGTTTGCGGCGCCACTTGCAGATGATACAGCGCGTGACTGCCGGACCATGGTTGCAGCAACAGCTCATCCCCCAAGCAGCGAGCAATAGCCTCGGCCCGGTTTTCAAAGCCGGGAGGCAGTTGCAGTTTCAGGCAGTTGATGGTCAGATTCATGAACGGAACCTTTCGACTGCGTCCGGCAGCCATCGAGCAAGGTCCCCCAAATCCAACGGGCTCACCTCCCGACCATCTTTGGCCATTTCACGCCACACGGCTAAAGCCACTTGGGGCAATCCGAGACTCTGACCAGTGCCGGCTGCCAGGTAGGCAGCATGAAGAGCTGAGTTACGGATGGACCCTCCGGTCATATTCACCGCCTTGCCAATAAACACCGGATCAAGATCAGGCGCATTGGGCGCATTAGGCGGCAGCATCCGTGACCACAACAGCGACCGGGCCGCCGCGTCCGGTCTGGGGAAATCGATGACCACCTGAAACCGACGAGCAAAGGCGCTATCAAGCTGCTGCCGCATATTGGTAGTGAGAATCACCGGACCGTGATGGGCCTCGATCCGAGCCAAGAGGTGACTCACTTCCATATTGGCGTAGCGGTCCCGGGCATCCTTAATTTCACCGCGTTGCCCAAACAGACTATCGGCCTCGTCAAACAGCAGGACCAAGGACTGACCGTGTGCCGCATCAAACAAGCGATTGAGATTTTTTTCCGTCTCCCCAATGTATTTACTCACCAGGGCGCCTAAGTCGACACGATACAAGGGCCAACCCAACTCATTGGCCAGCGCTCC
It encodes:
- a CDS encoding GPW/gp25 family protein, with translation MPRLIDPAYMSFPLRVTAAGVATSGRRVHVREQIEQVLFTDPGERVFRPEFGAGLRALIFEPNGSVLAEILRKRLTDSLGEALTGEVDPKTLQIDVRAEEEKLFVLISYALATIGFNESYEIPVV
- a CDS encoding phage tail protein, giving the protein MEELLQQLVRQIQNKYFGKYRGFVVDNNDPEQLGRVSLRVPSVLGDAVTGWALPCLPFGGKADQGMFTIPEVDAQVWVEFEEGELSHPIWTGTFWQQNGDIPAEAAKSPPTTRLFKTPSGHILQFDDEAGAEQYRLHHPAGAEMTIDAQGSIVLTDANGATIGMDASGNQIEVRDVNGNTMTMSVSGTTVEDSNGNTIEMGVTGIKLTASATVVVEAAQVMLGGQGGEPIIKGPSFLTLFATHIHPTAVGPSGPPIPQGEMSSLSTKVLTS